TTTTTATGATTTTCGCTTAATTTCGGTATAGGTTTTTAAAAAGTTCGGATTTTCCGGTTAAATTCGGTTATTTTCGGTTCgaatttttggttattttcggttaatttcggttattttcggttatttttggtttttccaaaaaaaaaaaacgaactgAAAAccgaattatttttaaaaatcgtaccgaaccaaaccgatctcgaaaacataactaaaccgaaaaccgaaaatgtcggttcggttcggttcggctGGTTCGGGGCAAAGTCGCAGGGCTAATAGATACACTTGAACTTGAGCAGATCAAATTGTCTTAATCTCGGGACTATCGGGTCATTAATTTAAACCCGAGTCCAAGTTGGGTTAAACCCGAACCTAAAGGCCCGCGCTTAGCGCGAAATAACaaacttcatcttcatcatctttttctcctcttcttcttctccaattcGCCGCTCCAGTCTCCTTCCCACAGTGTAAATTTCGCGCCTTTATGGCGTCATCTTCTTCCACCAGCTCTCTCTATCTCCACTCTCTACCGAAGGTAACTCTACTAGTAAACCCACTTTCTCAATCAGTTTTTGCGTCTGATTCCATCTTGTTTCCTTTGGAACTTGAAGGCTTCTTCCGGGTCGGGCCAATGGAAGAATGGGTTTCTGGGTGGGTCCGTTTCTAGCCGCCGGTTGTTTGTTTCTCCGGTGATGTTTCTTCAGAAAAGGCCGAGACTTTCGGCGATCAGAGCTTCATCAGAGGGAGGCTCGAGGCGTAGGGTTTATAAGGAGTCACAGGCAGCTACTGGGTTTCCTAACGCTAAAGTTCAGCAGATTGCTTCCTCCGTCTTGCCCGTTGGCTCATTCGTTGTCGTCACTTTCGGTAACGCAtagaaagttttgatttttcctttttttgtaatGGCTGAGGCATCTACTAATTTGTTTTATTCAGCTGACAGTTTTGTGGAAAGTGGTTGAGAAGTTCATGTCCCCAAAGTCTTCTTCTCCTGGAGAAGGGAAAGCTTCTACGCAGGGAGTGAAATGGTCAATAGGTGCTGGTACTAATCTGTTACAAGGGTTTGCTGCAAAGGTTGATAGGGAGGCTAAGCAGAGGCTTAATGAGTTCGCTAAAGAACTCAGAGCGTTCAGAAGTGTTGACATGTCAGGTCTGCATTGACTTGTTTATTTTAAGAGATATGGTTGGTACTAGATGTGGCTCACCTTTGAGTGTTATGTTGCAGGATGCAACTTTGGAGATGAAGGATTATTCTTTCTAGCTGAAAGCCTTGGGTATAATCAGGTTATTGATCTCTCCCTCTCTTTCACTTCTGTTATCTGCCAACTTTATTATGTTGATTGAGTAACCATATACCCATATGGTGTTTCAGACTTTAGAGGAAGTCAGTTTCTCTGCAAATGGAATCACAGCTGCAGGAGTTAAAGCCTTTGATGGTGTTCTTCAGTCAAATATTATGTTGAAGGTTCTCAACCTCTCTGGAAACCCTATCGGTGATGAAGGAGTTAAGGTTAGTTGAAATACTAGTATTAAGCTTCAAAAAATCACACAGAGCTTAGCTTAGTCTCCAGGTTTTACATTTCTTTCTGTGACATGGTTTCCCCTTTTATCTTGTAATGACAGGCTTTATGTGCTACATTGATGGAAAATTCTAGCATCGAGAAACTTCAGCTAAACAGTACTGATTTAGGAGACGAGGTTTGTCTAAGCAGTTTATGATCTTCAAGCTCTTTATTTAGCCACAATAGTTTTAATTGGTTTCATGCTCTTAAGGACTTCCAATGTTCTTGCGCAGGGGGCGAAAGAACTTGCTGAGTTGTTGAAGAGAAATTCAACCTTGAGGGTTATTGAGCTAAACAATAACATGATTGACTATTCTGTAAGTTTGTTTCTATTCATGTGCTTCTATATCGCTAAATTAAGCATCCAGGTTTATGAATTGAATCTGGTGTGTGTTCTTCTCCCCTTTCCTTTTGAAATGGAGGGTAGGGATTCACAAGTCTTGCTGGTGCTCTTCTTGAGAATAATACAATACGACATTTACATCTCAAGTGAGTTTAGGAACGTAGATTGATGTTTTCTTAGTCtcatgttatttatttattttgttgatttACGGATAATCTGTTTCAGTGGAAACTATGGTGGTGCTTTGGGTGCCAATGCTTTAGCTAAAGGGCTTGAGGGTAACAAGTCTTTACGGGTACACATTTGATAGTGAAATATTATTAAGCATTAAAGGGAACTACCAATATCTTTGTTCAAGACCTTTGCCATTCTACACTGCAGGAACTTCATTTGCATGGAAACTCAATCGGAGATGAAGGGATACGTGCTTTGATGGCTGGTTTATCTTCCCACaaaggttttttttgtttcagctgTTTCCATAGAACACTCTTCATATGTGTAAGATTAACTCTTTTCTTTACCTCTACTTGTGTGCAGGAAAACTGGCTCTGCTTGACCTCGGTAACAACTCCATCACCGCAAAAGGTGCCTTCTACGTAGCAGAGTACATCAAGAGAAGCAAGAGCTTGGTTTGGTTGAACCTGTACATGAATGATATAGGCGATGAGGTATACTATTACAACATCCAAATTGATAACCATGTTTTTTGTATACTCGGATATGTATGTATATTAATGATTTTTCAATGGGTTCAGGGAGCTAAAAAGGTTGCAGATGCTCTGAAGCAAAACCGTTCAATTGCAACCATTGACATTGTGAGAAGTGACATCTTCTTCTCTAGTCTCTCTAAGTCTATTTGTGAATGTTAACGTAATCTTTATAAAATAGGGTGGAAATAACATCCACGCAGAGGGAGTTAATGCTATAGCTCAAGCGTTGAAAGATAATTCAGTTGTTACGACGGTCAGTGCCATCAAAATGTTCCCTTGTTTACTAATAACTTGGAAGATAATGACAGTGCTACTCTCATTCATTATTTCCTCAGTTAGAGGTTGGTTATAATCCCATAGGACCCGATGGAGCTAAAGCATTATCCGAAATTCTCAAGTTCCATGGAAATATAAAGACGCTCAAGCTTGGTTGGTGCCAGGTAAAGCCTCTGCCCGTAATTCTATAtctttgaaataaaatatatttcttcaGAATTGCTTATCATTTATGTGGTGCAGATAGCGGCTAAGGGTGCTGAATACGTTGCAGACATGCTGAGATATAACAACACGATCTCGGTTTTGGACTTGCGGGCAAATGGACTTAGAGATGAGGTAAATGCAAACATATTATATTCAACTTGTTTTGCGTATATTGATgcgtaatttttatttgttagggCGCTTCCTGCTTAGCTCGGAGCTTAAAAGTAGTTAATGAAGCTCTGACATCCGTGGATCTCGGATTCAATGAAATACGGGTAAAAAATTCAACTACTTTGAGTCATATTAAACCTTGTAAGCCGAACGATCTTTATTTATTCCGTTTTGTGTGAAAGGATGATGGAGCATTCGCCATTGCTCAAGCTCTGAAAGCCAATGAAGATGTCACGGTTACATCTATAAACTTGGGGAACAACTTCATCACCAAGTTTGGACAGGTAAAAGAACATATATATCTCCTTGTTAAAAGATTCTGGTTGCTGagcctttttgttttttttttatttaaatccaGAGTGCTCTCACGGACGCTAGAGACCATGTTCTTGAGATGACTGAAAAGGAAGTAGAGATTTACTTCTAGAGAGACAGAGACATTGAAGTGAAGATTTGTCCCTCTTGTAGTTTTGCACCATTAGTCGTTGTTACATTCTCTATGAGGTGGTGTTGAATGCCTTCAAGCCAGAGATTAAAATTTCAATTGTTCTTTTGTTGGTTTAGGTATTCAATTGTTCTTTTGTTGgattcaatttttatttcaaagaAGAGTTTTCATGGAAGCCGACCCATTTACTGCTTAAGAAAACTAATTGATCTAGAGTTTTAATCTGGTTTTCTCCGGTTTTGAGTTGGTTTCTGGTTATAAGCTCTGTTTTGCTATAGTAAGTGGGGAACTGAAAGTCCCACATCGGAAAAACGGAGAGAATACGGCTTCTTTATATATGTCTAGAAAACATCATTGGGCACGACCTTACTTGAACAGGATCTATTCTATAGGAAGTACTTCTGTATCCTTGATTTCTAAGGAGACAGGCCCGATAACCTGGTTGATGATTCATATGGCCGTGCGATCTGAGTGTGATTAACGGCTACGATTCTCCTCGGAGTGTCCGCGCTGTAGAGGATcgctacctagtctggtctagacCTCGCTAGGGTGGTCGCACGATTGTCTGAcagactctcttttttttttcccttcttCTCCTCATATTTTTAATTCCTTTCATTTTCACCCCTAAACTCTGCTTATCAAATTTTCTTTGCTTTCTTATTTAACCACTCTACTTTTtaatttctttcatttttaCCCAAAACTTTTTGCTTTCTTATTAACcctctattttttgttttcactgCTCAAATTGAAACCTCCGCATAAACCCTCAGCTTGCAGATATAAAAAGATAAGGTTGAGAGAGTGAAGCGAAAGTGTGCTAATGGCTTCCTTAGACGTAGCTCTTTTCTCTTCCCGGATTCAATTTCGTTCATCCTCGTCCATCCGTTATGCTCTTCCAACAATCTTCAATCTCTCTTCACCAGCTGTGAGTTCGTGCGCAACCAAATCGACCCAGTTTCTTAAACGGCGTTTGAGAGCCAAATCGACGAACTTTTCTCTTTCTTCACTGCCACGGAGAGGGTTCGTATGCAGAGCTGCGGAGTACAAGTTCCCGGATCCAATACCCGAATTCGCCGAAGCTGTGAGCTCatttaacttcttcttcccttcATACTCAATTCTGACGGATTGTGTTATACAGGAGACTAAGAAGTTCAGGGACCATATGGCAAAGAAACTGTCCAAGAGGGATCTTTTTGAAGATTCTGTTGATGAGATTGTCGGAGTCTGCACTGAGGTATCCGACAATGTTCCGCTTTCACCCTCTTGTCTATTTGAAATTATCTTGAATTGTTGTGTTTGGAACTCAAAAGtggtgtcttttttttttagtctcAGCTTATGATTTTTCTTGGCATGTTTACTTACTGGGTAAATGGCAATGCTACAAAATCgcattttgtttgtttctgaaCTTGAATCTAATCGTTTTTAGAGTCAACTGAATATGTATGGTTAGGAAATGGTCCTTTCGTGTTTAGGTTTGTGTGTGTGCAGTATTTTCCAGAAACATATGAAACTCTAGGGGGAGTGTTTTCTTTGTCTATATTGAAGAGGGTTATGTTACTCTCTTTAGAATGAGGAGCGGTTTTGACTTTAAAACCTATCTAGAAAGTTCATAAACAAAAAGTTAGAATGGTTTTCACTTTACCAATTAGCACCTCGGATCCAAACCTTTGCAAGACGGTCTGGTCCTGGTGAGAGATATCAAATGTAATAAGTTTTGTTCTGTGTTATTGGTTTCTAAGGCTGTTTTATTTCTTACCAAACTCTTAAGCATTCTGTTTTGCGCCAATGTGCAGATCTTCGAGACGTTCTTGCGGAGCGAGTATGGAGGACCTGGAACACTCTTGGTCGTACCCTTCATCGACATGGCTGATACTCTCAATGAACGGGAACTGCCTGGAGGTCCACAAGCCGCACGTGCAGCTATCAAATGGGCTCAGGATCATGTAGACAAAGATTGGAAGGAATGGACCGGCACTGATTAGTAGCACCTGAACCTCAAATCATCAAAATatagttcagtactcatgtatcAGAGGATATATTGTCTTTGTAAAACTCTGAATTTTGCAGATTTCAGAATTTTATTAGTTCTCTTCTTATATAAAATCGTTGGTCTCATCATTTGTTTCCCAAAGTGATCACTGTATGGTTGAGTAGATTCTTCCGATGTACCAAAAAAGAATTGAAGATACCTAAGATCTGTTAGTTATAATTATAATGATTCAAGATTAATATGCTCATGTTGTTAAGCAAAGCTAGTTATATTTGTTCCAAAAGCCAAACACTATAACGGTTGGGACAGCCAGGACGAATTGGCACGAAATAATTCTGTTCCCATGATACTTCCAAGTAGCTCAACACTATAACTATTATTGACTTTTCCTCTGAATAATTGGTTCGTGCCTTCGTGttattatatagttttcctCTAAATGAATAGGAGTGGCAAATAACATACAGAAACAAAACGAATCAATAGTTGATGAACGGttgactttttttaaaaaatgggtCCAGAATGCAACCGGCCATTGTTCCCAAGTATAATAACAACTCACAATTGACAACCCATGACTGATAAATTAAAGACTACCTGAACATATCCATATTTAAAGCATCTTCACTCTCAGGTAATAAGATTCCAAAACTAAATACTATCACCATCAATCATTAAATTAGAAAATGAAGGCGACGAAACTTCCCACATATAGGCAATCATTCGAATTTGTAACGGGTAATGCCAAAACTAATGAGTAATGATAATCTTTGCGTAGAGGACTACGAACAATAACGTCTTCTACAATTCAAAGAAGGGTAGAAAACATACATCTAACTTGCACATTTACCTTGAGAAAAGAGTGAACAATGGTCAATGGAGATGGAGCAGAAAACTTATATATAAAGACTGTATTAATGTAACGCTATAATTTTCATATCAATTCCATACGAGTTATCAGATAAGATGGCATCGGTTACCGTAAACATAAGATTAattaatctttaataaattatataaaataggtTATGAAAAATTGAACGAGGAAATATCCCAACTCCTCCTTACCCTTACACATGGGTCGTACCAATTGTCGGCAGCCTCCATGCACGTAACTTCATGATCACGTGGATCCTCATACACTCCACGACCACGTGTCGACCTCTCAGTCCATATAAACCGATCTACGAAGCAACCTGTTCCTCGTTTACGATGGATCTCACGTGGCACATTGTCAGTGGTCAGGGTTTCCAAGAAAAACACCCAATAATGAATAGCCACGCGTCTAAATAGTTGACACACTTGCCAACTGATTATATATTTTCGCCTACTTTCTCGATCTTAAAGTCGAAACAAACACAAACATccagaaacacaaaatttgaatcACAAGTCATATAAGAGATATGATCCACTCTAAAACCGGGTCAAATCGCCGGATCCTGACATTCCCGGCTGTGCAACCCTGCAAATCAATCTCCCTAACCACCCTACTCGACTCGCTGATTCAACTCGCCGGCGACATCCTCACGTTCAAGCAGAAACACTTCTCCACCAACAAACGAAGCTTCCAAAAAACCATCAGGCAGATCCAAAACCTAGCTATCGTCTTGGAAGAGATCCGGATCCGAGTCGGGTCTCCAAGACGCTACTTTCCCGGCGTCTCGAGCCTCTCGGAAATCCACGTCATCTTCCAGAAACTCAAGTTCCTTCTAGAAGACTGCACGAGAGACGGAGCTAGAGTATGTATGTTGATGAGCTCAGATCAAGTCTCGGATCATCTCCAGGTCCTGACTCTATCCATTTCCACTAGCCTCAGCGCGTTTCCTGTCTCGTTCGTTGACTTACCGAGCGAAGTCAACGAGCTGATCGACCTAGTGGTGCAACAAGCCCGTAAACACGTAGTCCGACCCGACTCGGATGATAAAAAGGTTATAGATTCCGTTAATCAAGTACTTGCTTTGTTCGAGAATAGAGTCAGCCCTGAACCGGATGAAATAAACCGGATCTTGGATCACGTAGGGGTCCGAACATGGGGAGATTGCGTTAAAGAAGTAAACTTTCTCGGAGAAGAGATAGAAGCGGAGCGGttagagaataagaagaataataataatagtaacgCTAGAGTCGAGCTTCTCAGCAGCTTAATGGGGTTCATATGCTATTGCAGATGCGTGATACTGAACAAgagatcatcatcttcatcgtgATGAAAGCGAGTTGCGTGTTCATGAAGATTTGTTTCGAGGAATAAAAGTTGAGGATCTTCTCTGCCCGATTTCTCTAGAGATCATGACGGATCCTGTGGTCATAGAAACAGGGCACACGTACGATCGGAGCTCCATCACGAAATGGTTCGGATCCGGGAACATCACGTGCCCCAAAACCGGAAAGATCCTGACCAGTACCGAGTTGGTTAACAACGTTTCCGTGAGCCACGTGATCCAAAAGCACTGCAGAGCAAACGGCGTCGTTTTGGCGATCAATAGTCGAAAAAGAAAAAGTCACGGTGACGTGGCGCCAGATAGTTTAGCCGCGAAAGGAGCAGGAAGACTCATCGCGAGGTTTCTCACTTCAGAGCTGATAACAAACGGGGATGAAGAGACGGTTTACAGAGCTCTAAGAGAGATTCGCGTTCTGACCAAGACAGGTAGTTTTAATAGATCTTGTCTGGTCGAAGCTGGCTGCGTGAGTCCGCTTATAAACCTTCTGGCTTCAGAAGACTCGAGGATTCAAGAAAACGCAATGGCTGCGCTATTGAATCTCTCTAAACACGCCGCCGGGAAAGGTGAGATCGCAGGAGAAGGGTTGGGGCTCATCGTGGAGATTCTCAACGAAGGAGATAAAACAGAGACGAGGCTATACGCTGCTTCTGCTCTGTTTTATCTCTCTTCCGTCGAAGACTACAGCTTACTCATCGGTGAAAACGCAGACGCGATTCCTGGACTGATGAGGATCGTTACAGGGGACGAGTTCGGCGACTCGGCGAAACGCAACGCGTTGCTCGCGGTTATGGGTTTGCTGATGCAACCCGAAAACCACTGGCGCGTCCTCGCCGCCGGAGCTGTTCCGGCTCTTCTCGATCTGCTGAGAGACGAGGAAACGGGAGGTGAGCTCACGGCGGATTGTTTAGCGACGCTGGCGAAGTTGGCGGAGTATCCCGACGGGACGATTGGTGTGATCCGTCGCGGCGGGTTGAAACTCGCGGTGAAGATTTTGTCTTCTTCTGAAGCTTCGCCGGCGGTGAAACAGCACTGTGTTGGTTTGGTTCTGAACCTGTGTCTTAACGCGGGGAACGACGTCGTTGGGGTTCTTGTGAAGGACTCGGTGGTGATGGGGTCGCTTTACACGGTGATAAGTAACGGCGAATATGGGGGAAGCAAAAAGGCTAGTGCGCTTATCAGAATGATTCATGAGTACCAGGAGAGGAAAACCGGTTCAGTTGAACCGAGTTTTCAAAGAGGACGGTTCATCCACGCATGGTGATTTTGGTATATAGCCCTTGAGTATTTGAAAGGGTTTTTTACCAAAAGAAATAATCAATTACTTAGATTAAGGGGGTTGAAATTATTTATTCTTTCTTTCATAAAGGGGTTAAGTATATATAAGCTCAGGTGTGTTTAAAAAATCCAAAGAGCATGAGCTTCTGGTTTTTTGAAGGAGAAGCCGTGTCCATAatgtaattattatattttactgGAAATAAAACGAATTTTCAAACAACAACTATTTCACTGAAGTGAAACAAATTGGAGGAGAATTGCTCGAATTATCACCAAATTTattcaatttaaatttatcaattaacatattaaaactgaaatcaaataaaaagattgTAGAGGATATTAAAGATATAATTAGGTGCTTGTTTGTGAATTcacggatataaatattatatgaaaatatatattgtggATACAATctcataaattttgaataataattaaaaacattaaaaatatgatttttttaatttcaaatagtttGAAAATCAGTCATAAAGCTTCTGTAAATTTGATGTAAAAATAACTAAAGAATATTTAGTAATAACAAATGTTTgtgtaattatatatgtaattatcacaTTAACTTCACCAACACATATTATGCATATTTTTCTGCCTCTTCTTATTTTTCTAATTATCATTTCgttctttttattatattttgctaatgttttcctaattttttacatattttttaccagatatttatttttctctttaaattgtaatacaaaaatacaatcaataaaccaaaaattcatCTTAGAATTCTTTTTAATCataacattaccttattcactatattatttgatttaaatgtaaattttttttaaaaaatcaaagttCTCAAATCTGTCCAATTTTCAAAgcttaattatttataaaatatatacatacattatactagattaataatttttgtagATACGAATATATTTTGAGCTAGGGTTCATGTGCTATGGAAAGAGCAAAGCACCCGTAGACATGAAGAGCAGCCGCAAACTGCAAGTGTCATCACCAAGTTTGTAGATAAAACAATCAGACTCAAGTTACTCTCGGTAAAGGGACTGGGACACAAGTATCTTGAAGAGAGTTTGATCACTTGGTTTGAAACCAGAAAGACGCCATCATGAAGAAACAACATGTTTCCATAGAACCTAGAGTATAGTTAATCtcctacaaaacaaaacagaaacactAGATGTACAAAGTTttgattgaataaaattttacattcattcaaaataaataaataataataattaattataaattattaccattaattattatttgtcaTTTAGGTTATTTGGCAAATGACAATGAGTACCTTtagacttattttttattttagatctaattaaaataattataaattataaaagttttgtccattatattatttaatttataaatataaaaaataattggtCAAACgttagtattttttatataatttcaacaattagttccataaatcattatttataaaatattgtagattattTGACAAGTGATATTACTTGgttctaaatttatttttattttaaatgtaaactaaaataaataaaattaaatttatcgaCCAAGCAAATCTTAATAATTTCTTAAGACTTCACGAATGATCTCCATCTACGCTAAAATCACTTAAGTGACTTTTCGTTTAACAGGagaattttatcttttataatattttataaactcagataaatcatttaaaattaagataaattaattttgtaagccatgataaataattttataattttttataaatgaattataagatatatatgtacatgataaaacattaataattattataattcttataatgttttatataataatatgaaatcattatatcgatttttataaattatgttctactaataattttatgtagtatattactataaaaagaattaatcaaacattattacactttctataattttgacaattaattaccataaatgtttatttgtaatatcatttaGACTATTTGGTGAGTGATATTAACTAGTTTTAgacttatcttttattttagatttaataaaaaaaattaaaattaaatattattcaaccaatcaaattataattatttttaaaaaactttttctaTGATTGACacatacacataaataaaagttaattaagttgtttttcatttaatatatagtagTACATTTGGGCTTTTTTTTGCGCCAATTGTTTCTTTGTGTGTTGAGTTAAAAAGCCCAtactttttgtttctgtttttctcAATATTTTCTTTAGCACACGGAACGTTTGAGAATCGAACTATCAAACAAAAGAACagagcttctctctcttcttcgttCTCTCTCTCGTATCCTTCACGAAGAAGAGATCGAGATGATGCTCTGTTTCTATCGCCGGTTCCTGTCGGCGACTCTGACTCCGGTATACGTCGGTCTTTCTGACGAGTATAGCCGGCTCTGACTCTGGTGGCTCGCGGTCTTCATGACGGAGCTATCCGGCTTTTGGCTCCGCGTCGTGCTCTTCTCGATGGCGACGGCGGCTTCTCACCGGGGTTCTCCCGGTTTCGTTGATCGACGTTTCGAGTTCTTATCGGTTCAATCGCCTCTCTTTCCTTAGCCTCggttctctcttcctcttctcctcgCGAGCCGCTTCATCTTCGAGCTTCTTCTTATCATTAAAGATGTCTGATTCTCAAGCAGGAAGATCGATGGTGGTGGGATCGATTGTAGGCGATTTGATTTTCTTGGAAACTTAGATCCGGTGTGTGACTTGATCGCCGTGAAGATTGCTCCTTCGTGTGCGGTTCTTCATCGGCTTAGCTCTGTCGACGGCGGAGTTTTCCGTCGAGTCTCCTCCTCTATCGCCGGTGGAAGGTGGCTAGTCCTCT
This genomic interval from Brassica napus cultivar Da-Ae chromosome A6, Da-Ae, whole genome shotgun sequence contains the following:
- the LOC106368303 gene encoding NLR family CARD domain-containing protein 3 isoform X1; translation: MASSSSTSSLYLHSLPKASSGSGQWKNGFLGGSVSSRRLFVSPVMFLQKRPRLSAIRASSEGGSRRRVYKESQAATGFPNAKVQQIASSVLPVGSFVVVTFVLWKVVEKFMSPKSSSPGEGKASTQGVKWSIGAGTNLLQGFAAKVDREAKQRLNEFAKELRAFRSVDMSGCNFGDEGLFFLAESLGYNQTLEEVSFSANGITAAGVKAFDGVLQSNIMLKVLNLSGNPIGDEGVKALCATLMENSSIEKLQLNSTDLGDEGAKELAELLKRNSTLRVIELNNNMIDYSGFTSLAGALLENNTIRHLHLNGNYGGALGANALAKGLEGNKSLRELHLHGNSIGDEGIRALMAGLSSHKGKLALLDLGNNSITAKGAFYVAEYIKRSKSLVWLNLYMNDIGDEGAKKVADALKQNRSIATIDIGGNNIHAEGVNAIAQALKDNSVVTTLEVGYNPIGPDGAKALSEILKFHGNIKTLKLGWCQIAAKGAEYVADMLRYNNTISVLDLRANGLRDEGASCLARSLKVVNEALTSVDLGFNEIRDDGAFAIAQALKANEDVTVTSINLGNNFITKFGQSALTDARDHVLEMTEKEVEIYF
- the LOC106357916 gene encoding LOW QUALITY PROTEIN: U-box domain-containing protein 18 (The sequence of the model RefSeq protein was modified relative to this genomic sequence to represent the inferred CDS: inserted 2 bases in 1 codon), producing MIHSKTGSNRRILTFPAVQPCKSISLTTLLDSLIQLAGDILTFKQKHFSTNKRSFQKTIRQIQNLAIVLEEIRIRVGSPRRYFPGVSSLSEIHVIFQKLKFLLEDCTRDGARVCMLMSSDQVSDHLQVLTLSISTSLSAFPVSFVDLPSEVNELIDLVVQQARKHVVRPDSDDKKVIDSVNQVLALFENRVSPEPDEINRILDHVGVRTWGDCVKEVNFLGEEIEAERLENKKNNNNSNARVELLSSLMGFICYCRCVILNKXDHHLHRDESELRVHEDLFRGIKVEDLLCPISLEIMTDPVVIETGHTYDRSSITKWFGSGNITCPKTGKILTSTELVNNVSVSHVIQKHCRANGVVLAINSRKRKSHGDVAPDSLAAKGAGRLIARFLTSELITNGDEETVYRALREIRVLTKTGSFNRSCLVEAGCVSPLINLLASEDSRIQENAMAALLNLSKHAAGKGEIAGEGLGLIVEILNEGDKTETRLYAASALFYLSSVEDYSLLIGENADAIPGLMRIVTGDEFGDSAKRNALLAVMGLLMQPENHWRVLAAGAVPALLDLLRDEETGGELTADCLATLAKLAEYPDGTIGVIRRGGLKLAVKILSSSEASPAVKQHCVGLVLNLCLNAGNDVVGVLVKDSVVMGSLYTVISNGEYGGSKKASALIRMIHEYQERKTGSVEPSFQRGRFIHAW
- the LOC106368303 gene encoding NLR family CARD domain-containing protein 3 isoform X2 codes for the protein MSPKSSSPGEGKASTQGVKWSIGAGTNLLQGFAAKVDREAKQRLNEFAKELRAFRSVDMSGCNFGDEGLFFLAESLGYNQTLEEVSFSANGITAAGVKAFDGVLQSNIMLKVLNLSGNPIGDEGVKALCATLMENSSIEKLQLNSTDLGDEGAKELAELLKRNSTLRVIELNNNMIDYSGFTSLAGALLENNTIRHLHLNGNYGGALGANALAKGLEGNKSLRELHLHGNSIGDEGIRALMAGLSSHKGKLALLDLGNNSITAKGAFYVAEYIKRSKSLVWLNLYMNDIGDEGAKKVADALKQNRSIATIDIGGNNIHAEGVNAIAQALKDNSVVTTLEVGYNPIGPDGAKALSEILKFHGNIKTLKLGWCQIAAKGAEYVADMLRYNNTISVLDLRANGLRDEGASCLARSLKVVNEALTSVDLGFNEIRDDGAFAIAQALKANEDVTVTSINLGNNFITKFGQSALTDARDHVLEMTEKEVEIYF
- the BNAA06G06360D gene encoding protein PLASTID REDOX INSENSITIVE 2, chloroplastic, which codes for MASLDVALFSSRIQFRSSSSIRYALPTIFNLSSPAVSSCATKSTQFLKRRLRAKSTNFSLSSLPRRGFVCRAAEYKFPDPIPEFAEAETKKFRDHMAKKLSKRDLFEDSVDEIVGVCTEIFETFLRSEYGGPGTLLVVPFIDMADTLNERELPGGPQAARAAIKWAQDHVDKDWKEWTGTD